In Paraburkholderia terrae, a genomic segment contains:
- a CDS encoding 2-hydroxymuconic semialdehyde dehydrogenase, whose protein sequence is MKSNAQADLPPRLRHFIDGEFVDSTLTFANVSPIDGREVSRVAEADEAAVDAAVKAARRAQQGEWRSLSPSARADWLHRIADGIEARFDDFVAAEVADTGRPVAQARSLDIARGIANFRTFADLVRTAHGEFFETPTADGHMLNYVTRKPLGVVGVISPWNLPLLLFTWKVAPALAMGNCVVAKPSEETPTSATLLAEVMRDIGLPRGVFNLIHGHGANAAGEWLTRHPDIDAITFTGESKTGSAIMKAVADGVKNVSFELGGKNAAVVFADADFDAAVEGVLRSSFTNAGQVCLCSERVYVERPIFERFVAALKEKTETLKVGSPYEAGTTTGPMISKGHRDKVLGYYALAVAEGATVVTGGGVPQFGNACDDGAFVQPTIWTGLPDDARCVTEEIFGPVCHIAPFDSEDEVVRRVNDSAYGLAASIWTTNLSRAHRVAPQIETGIVWVNAWFARDLRTPFGGAKLSGFGREGGRHSMDFYSELTNVCVRVA, encoded by the coding sequence ATGAAGTCCAACGCGCAAGCAGACTTGCCGCCGCGCCTGCGGCATTTCATCGACGGTGAGTTTGTCGACTCGACGCTTACTTTCGCGAACGTGAGCCCGATCGACGGCCGCGAAGTGTCGCGTGTCGCCGAGGCCGACGAGGCGGCCGTCGATGCCGCCGTGAAGGCCGCGCGACGCGCGCAGCAAGGCGAGTGGCGCAGCCTGAGTCCGTCCGCGCGCGCCGACTGGCTGCATCGGATCGCCGACGGCATCGAAGCGCGCTTCGACGATTTCGTCGCCGCAGAGGTTGCCGACACGGGCCGGCCCGTTGCCCAGGCGCGCAGTCTGGACATCGCGCGTGGCATCGCCAATTTCCGTACCTTCGCCGATCTCGTGCGCACGGCGCACGGCGAGTTCTTCGAAACGCCCACGGCCGACGGTCACATGCTCAACTACGTGACCCGCAAGCCGCTCGGCGTGGTCGGCGTGATTTCGCCGTGGAATCTTCCGCTGCTGCTGTTCACGTGGAAAGTCGCGCCGGCGCTGGCGATGGGCAACTGCGTCGTCGCCAAGCCTTCGGAAGAAACGCCGACTTCCGCGACGCTGCTGGCCGAGGTCATGCGCGACATCGGCTTGCCGCGCGGCGTATTCAATCTGATCCACGGTCACGGCGCAAACGCGGCGGGCGAATGGCTCACGCGTCACCCGGATATCGATGCGATCACGTTCACGGGCGAATCGAAGACGGGCAGCGCGATCATGAAAGCCGTCGCCGATGGCGTGAAGAACGTGTCGTTCGAACTCGGCGGCAAGAATGCGGCCGTCGTCTTCGCGGATGCCGATTTCGATGCGGCCGTCGAAGGCGTGCTGCGTTCCAGCTTCACGAATGCGGGCCAGGTGTGCCTGTGTTCGGAGCGCGTGTATGTCGAGCGGCCCATCTTCGAGCGCTTCGTTGCCGCGCTGAAGGAGAAGACGGAGACGCTGAAGGTCGGCTCGCCCTATGAAGCGGGCACGACGACGGGACCGATGATCTCGAAGGGCCATCGCGACAAGGTGCTCGGCTATTACGCACTCGCGGTTGCGGAGGGCGCGACGGTCGTCACGGGCGGCGGCGTGCCGCAGTTCGGCAATGCGTGCGACGACGGCGCATTCGTGCAGCCGACGATCTGGACCGGCTTGCCCGACGACGCGCGCTGCGTCACGGAAGAAATCTTCGGCCCAGTCTGCCACATCGCGCCGTTCGACAGCGAAGACGAAGTCGTCCGGCGGGTCAACGACAGCGCCTACGGACTCGCGGCGAGCATCTGGACGACGAATCTCTCTCGCGCGCACCGTGTTGCGCCGCAGATCGAAACGGGCATCGTCTGGGTCAACGCATGGTTTGCGCGCGATCTGCGCACGCCGTTCGGCGGCGCGAAGCTGTCGGGCTTCGGGCGCGAAGGCGGCCGTCATTCGATGGACTTCTACTCGGAACTGACCAACGTGTGTGTGAGGGTTGCATGA
- a CDS encoding LysR substrate-binding domain-containing protein has protein sequence MHRFPLSQIGLSRNLKLSQLLTFDRVIETGSILRAANDLGLTQPAVTKVIQELESSLGGVLFERSNRGVIPTDLGRVVGRRVKSLLAEFRHMTDELDHFRFGTAGHVMVGTLISASAHLLPMAITRLKARSPDVLVTVREGPTAQLFPSLATGELDIVVGRLPEVELPIADAFPLTHHPLFDDAMTIVVGSSHALAREPIGSLRELADRPWILPTMESPLRLSVERMFREAGLALPTDLVESLSVLTNLGLLIESPRVAVMPRVAATQFVRAGLLRVLDIPESGSFGTVGYSVRSNKELSPACEAFVACLREVAGASAEG, from the coding sequence ATGCATCGGTTTCCCCTTAGCCAGATAGGGCTGAGCCGCAATCTGAAGCTCAGCCAGTTGCTCACCTTTGACCGCGTGATCGAGACAGGCTCGATTCTGCGTGCCGCCAACGACCTGGGCCTCACACAGCCCGCCGTTACGAAGGTCATTCAGGAACTGGAGTCGTCGCTTGGCGGCGTGCTGTTCGAACGTTCGAATCGCGGCGTCATCCCAACCGACCTGGGGCGCGTGGTCGGGCGCCGCGTGAAATCGTTGCTGGCCGAGTTTCGTCACATGACGGACGAACTCGATCATTTTCGCTTCGGCACTGCCGGTCATGTGATGGTCGGCACGCTGATCTCGGCGTCGGCGCATCTGCTGCCGATGGCCATCACGCGCCTGAAAGCGCGCTCGCCCGACGTACTCGTCACCGTACGCGAAGGTCCCACCGCACAGCTTTTTCCGTCGCTCGCAACGGGCGAACTGGATATCGTCGTGGGCCGCTTGCCCGAAGTCGAACTGCCTATCGCCGATGCCTTTCCGTTGACGCATCACCCCCTCTTCGACGACGCGATGACGATCGTGGTCGGCAGCTCGCATGCACTCGCGCGTGAGCCGATCGGATCGTTGCGCGAGCTCGCCGACCGGCCGTGGATTCTGCCGACCATGGAGTCGCCGCTGCGTCTGTCCGTCGAACGCATGTTCCGCGAAGCCGGTCTTGCGCTGCCCACCGATCTGGTGGAGTCGCTGTCCGTGCTCACGAACCTGGGGTTGTTGATCGAAAGTCCGCGCGTCGCCGTGATGCCGCGCGTGGCCGCGACGCAGTTCGTGCGGGCGGGGCTGCTGCGCGTGCTCGATATACCCGAGAGCGGATCGTTCGGCACGGTTGGGTATTCCGTTCGATCGAACAAGGAATTGAGCCCGGCGTGCGAGGCGTTCGTTGCCTGCCTGCGCGAAGTCGCCGGGGCTTCGGCCGAAGGCTGA
- a CDS encoding flavin reductase family protein, with translation MTHIALASLSTMQKYWLITGSVGPRPIALVTSLSRDGLCNAAPYSAFNYMGEDPPLFAIAVDHYGSESHRPGEMKDTLKNIVEREEFVVNMVDETIVERAVLCGSDFPAHVSEPEAVGLALAPSTAISVPRVSEAPIAWECRLYKVLEFSKQRSIVFGEIVGMYIHEDLLDAEKLRIRIDRFEPVGRLGGPNYCRSTDRMQLRVPTYMPAVGVARE, from the coding sequence ATGACTCACATTGCACTGGCCAGTCTATCCACGATGCAAAAGTACTGGTTGATCACGGGCAGCGTCGGACCTCGGCCCATCGCGCTGGTGACGAGCTTGAGCCGCGACGGGTTGTGCAACGCAGCGCCGTATAGCGCATTCAACTATATGGGCGAGGACCCGCCGCTCTTCGCCATCGCCGTCGATCACTACGGCAGCGAAAGCCATCGTCCCGGCGAGATGAAAGACACCTTGAAGAACATCGTCGAGCGCGAGGAGTTCGTCGTCAACATGGTGGATGAAACGATCGTCGAGCGGGCCGTGCTGTGCGGCAGCGATTTTCCTGCCCATGTGTCCGAGCCGGAGGCAGTGGGTCTTGCTCTTGCGCCATCGACTGCCATCAGCGTGCCGCGCGTGTCGGAGGCGCCCATTGCATGGGAATGCCGGCTCTACAAGGTGCTCGAATTTTCGAAGCAGCGCTCCATCGTGTTCGGTGAAATCGTCGGCATGTATATCCACGAAGATCTGCTCGACGCTGAGAAACTGCGCATACGAATCGATCGCTTCGAGCCCGTTGGACGTCTGGGCGGGCCGAACTATTGTCGCTCGACCGATCGCATGCAACTGCGTGTGCCGACGTATATGCCCGCCGTCGGCGTTGCGCGCGAGTGA
- a CDS encoding MFS transporter produces the protein MNAELVAGAGARTTRRDEIKVVVGASVGTVLEWYDFFLYGSLAVFFSSHFFPVGSATSGYLASLATFGIGFVIRPLGAVLFGRFGDKVGRKATFLATIAVMGLATVGIGLLPSYQSIGWASPAILIVLRLLQGLALGGEYGGAATYIAEHTQPGRRGLATGWLQTTATVGFLLSLAVTLVCRTWVSADDFASWGWRLPFIASLILLAISVYIRTTLSESPVFAKMKSEHRLSSDPLRDSFLVWRNVRSMLIVLFGAQAAVGVVWYTCNFYALYFLTTTLKVPTGDAYAFVAAMLVFSLPLYVLFGWLSDKVGRKWIVLSGCALAVATFLPIYTQLSHAVNPRLVQFAQSVPIRLAASDCSTSLFGTPISDCDKARDFLTTAGLSYQVEQQDSAGGLVTHIGTRRLEGFDAQHYGDALKDAGYPSAADVTQINRPLMYVMLALLMIWGAMAYGPMSAYYVELFPAKVRYTSISVPYNIGAGYFGGLAPFMSTALAVKTGNVYSGLWYAIIVGGVSVLIGAIFMRETKDIDVSQ, from the coding sequence ATGAATGCGGAACTGGTGGCCGGCGCGGGAGCCCGCACGACGCGGCGCGACGAAATCAAGGTGGTGGTGGGTGCGTCTGTCGGGACGGTCCTGGAGTGGTACGACTTCTTTCTGTACGGCAGTCTCGCCGTGTTCTTCAGCTCGCATTTCTTCCCGGTGGGCAGCGCGACGTCCGGTTATCTCGCTTCGCTGGCGACGTTCGGCATCGGCTTCGTGATCCGGCCGCTCGGCGCCGTGCTGTTCGGCCGCTTCGGCGATAAGGTCGGGCGCAAGGCGACGTTTCTCGCCACGATCGCCGTGATGGGGCTCGCGACCGTCGGCATCGGCCTGTTACCGTCGTATCAAAGCATCGGCTGGGCGTCGCCCGCTATTCTGATCGTGCTGCGGCTGTTGCAGGGGCTCGCGCTAGGCGGCGAATACGGCGGCGCGGCGACCTACATCGCGGAGCACACGCAGCCCGGCCGACGTGGCCTGGCCACGGGCTGGCTGCAGACTACGGCGACCGTCGGCTTTCTGCTGTCGCTTGCCGTCACGCTCGTGTGCCGCACGTGGGTGTCGGCCGATGACTTCGCGTCATGGGGCTGGCGTCTGCCCTTCATTGCGTCGCTGATCCTGCTCGCGATCTCCGTCTACATTCGTACGACGCTTTCGGAGTCGCCCGTGTTCGCGAAGATGAAAAGCGAGCACCGTCTGTCGAGCGACCCGTTGCGCGACAGCTTCCTGGTGTGGCGCAACGTGCGCTCGATGCTCATCGTGCTGTTCGGCGCGCAGGCCGCCGTCGGTGTCGTCTGGTACACGTGCAACTTCTATGCGCTGTACTTTCTGACCACCACGCTCAAGGTGCCGACGGGCGACGCGTACGCGTTCGTTGCCGCCATGCTGGTATTCAGCCTGCCGCTTTACGTGTTGTTCGGCTGGCTGTCGGACAAAGTGGGCCGCAAGTGGATCGTGCTGTCGGGCTGCGCGCTCGCCGTCGCGACTTTCCTGCCCATCTACACGCAGCTGTCTCATGCCGTAAATCCGCGCCTCGTGCAATTTGCGCAAAGCGTGCCGATCCGCCTTGCCGCCAGCGATTGCAGCACGAGCCTGTTCGGTACGCCGATATCGGACTGCGACAAGGCGCGCGACTTCCTGACGACGGCAGGCCTGTCGTATCAGGTCGAGCAGCAGGATTCCGCAGGCGGCCTTGTCACGCACATCGGCACGCGGCGGCTCGAAGGGTTCGATGCGCAACACTATGGCGACGCGCTGAAGGACGCCGGTTATCCGTCCGCCGCCGACGTGACGCAGATCAACCGTCCGCTGATGTACGTCATGCTCGCGCTGCTGATGATCTGGGGCGCCATGGCCTATGGGCCGATGTCCGCGTACTACGTCGAACTGTTTCCGGCGAAGGTGCGCTATACGTCGATCTCCGTGCCCTACAACATCGGCGCGGGATACTTCGGCGGACTCGCCCCTTTCATGTCGACGGCGCTCGCGGTGAAAACGGGCAATGTCTATAGTGGGCTGTGGTACGCAATCATCGTGGGCGGTGTGTCCGTCCTGATCGGCGCGATTTTCATGCGCGAAACGAAGGACATCGACGTCAGTCAGTGA
- a CDS encoding 3-hydroxyanthranilate 3,4-dioxygenase: MLTYGKPFNFARWIEEHAHLLKPPVGNQQVWQDSDLIVTVVGGPNHRTDYHDDPHEEFFYQIAGNAYLNLIVDGKRERVDLREGDVFLLPPHLRHSPQRPEAGSACLVIERQRAPGAIDGFEWYCGHCDQLVHRVEVQLKSIVDDLPPLFSAFYESVDKRRCPHCGTVHPGRDAAVGAR, translated from the coding sequence ATGTTGACGTACGGCAAGCCGTTTAACTTCGCACGCTGGATCGAAGAACACGCGCATCTGTTGAAGCCGCCCGTCGGCAACCAGCAGGTCTGGCAGGACAGCGATCTGATCGTCACGGTGGTCGGCGGTCCCAATCATCGCACCGATTACCATGACGATCCGCACGAAGAGTTCTTCTATCAGATCGCTGGCAACGCGTATCTGAACCTGATCGTCGATGGCAAGCGCGAACGCGTCGATCTGCGCGAAGGCGACGTGTTCCTGTTGCCGCCGCATCTGCGTCATTCGCCACAACGTCCGGAGGCGGGCAGCGCGTGCCTTGTGATCGAACGACAGCGCGCGCCAGGTGCGATCGATGGATTCGAATGGTATTGCGGCCATTGCGACCAGCTCGTGCATCGCGTCGAAGTGCAACTCAAGAGCATTGTCGATGATCTGCCGCCGCTGTTCTCGGCGTTCTATGAATCGGTAGACAAGCGCCGTTGCCCGCATTGCGGCACGGTTCACCCTGGCCGCGACGCGGCTGTCGGCGCTCGCTGA
- a CDS encoding RidA family protein: MNETSQSQLVPGKATPRGRFPHVVRAGDFLFVSGTSSRRPDNSFVGASADGLGTASVDIRAQTRAVIENIRDILRAEGADLSNLVEVTTFLVNMNDFGGYNEVYGEYFDETGPTRTTVAVHQLPHPLLAIEIKAIAWVPRAVAANGRHG, encoded by the coding sequence ATGAACGAGACCTCTCAAAGCCAGCTCGTGCCCGGCAAGGCAACACCGCGCGGACGATTTCCTCACGTAGTGCGTGCCGGCGACTTTCTCTTCGTGTCGGGCACGAGTTCGAGGCGGCCCGACAACAGTTTCGTCGGGGCTTCAGCGGATGGATTGGGAACCGCCTCAGTCGATATTCGCGCCCAGACGCGCGCGGTGATTGAAAATATCCGCGACATCCTGCGCGCGGAGGGCGCCGATCTGTCGAACCTCGTCGAGGTGACGACGTTTCTGGTCAACATGAACGACTTCGGAGGCTATAACGAAGTCTATGGCGAGTATTTCGACGAAACGGGTCCGACGCGCACCACGGTCGCCGTGCATCAGCTGCCGCACCCGCTGCTCGCCATCGAGATCAAGGCAATTGCCTGGGTACCGCGCGCTGTCGCGGCGAATGGCCGTCACGGCTAA
- a CDS encoding LysR family transcriptional regulator, translated as MDLTALADFNAVAQYGGFAAAARKLDRPKATLSRRVAELEQSLGVRLVERGARTLRLTDEGRMLNEQTRGLLAEIAEAGETIASRASVPRGRLRVSAPIVYAHVALPRVAARFARAYPQVELEIVAEDRMTDPVEDGYDLIIRVNPNADELLVGRRVATDQRVLCAAPDSAVARECLDDARRGLTSPLPAVVLSSSADQTWQIQAKDKKLYPVTPKPVVRLSSLLMVREATLEGTGAALLPGLLVQSDIEDGKLVPLGLDAGPPVEIWALYSSRRFLSAKVRAFIDMLDQADVTGA; from the coding sequence ATGGATCTCACTGCACTTGCCGATTTCAACGCAGTTGCGCAATATGGCGGCTTTGCCGCTGCAGCCAGGAAGCTCGACCGGCCGAAAGCGACGCTGTCGCGTCGGGTGGCCGAACTCGAGCAGAGCCTGGGTGTGCGGCTCGTCGAGCGGGGTGCGCGAACGCTGCGCCTGACCGACGAGGGCCGCATGCTGAACGAGCAAACACGCGGCCTGCTCGCGGAAATAGCCGAGGCGGGTGAGACCATCGCTTCGCGCGCGTCCGTGCCGCGCGGGCGTCTGCGCGTCAGCGCGCCGATCGTCTACGCGCATGTCGCGCTGCCGCGCGTCGCCGCGCGTTTTGCTCGCGCGTATCCGCAGGTGGAACTCGAAATCGTGGCCGAGGATCGGATGACGGATCCTGTAGAGGATGGCTATGACCTCATCATTCGCGTGAATCCCAATGCGGACGAACTGCTTGTGGGGCGCCGCGTCGCTACGGATCAACGCGTGCTGTGCGCGGCACCGGATTCAGCCGTCGCTCGCGAGTGTCTCGACGACGCGCGTCGCGGGTTGACATCGCCGTTACCCGCTGTCGTGCTTTCGTCTTCAGCCGATCAGACCTGGCAGATTCAGGCAAAGGACAAAAAGCTGTATCCGGTAACGCCGAAGCCCGTGGTGAGGCTCTCCTCGCTGCTGATGGTGCGCGAGGCGACGCTGGAAGGCACAGGCGCTGCGCTCTTGCCGGGACTGCTCGTGCAATCCGACATCGAGGATGGGAAACTGGTGCCGTTGGGTCTCGACGCGGGGCCACCCGTCGAAATCTGGGCGCTGTATAGCTCACGGCGCTTCCTGAGTGCGAAGGTGCGCGCATTCATCGATATGCTTGACCAGGCTGATGTCACGGGCGCCTAG
- a CDS encoding NmrA family NAD(P)-binding protein, with protein sequence MAILVTGSTGVVGTQVLDHLKDSGAEIRALTRKPDSAQLPAGVAAVKGDLSDIDGLREAMKDVTTLFLLAPNAADEQTQALQALSVAREAGVKGIVYLSVFKGEHYTDVPHFTSKFAAERMIDQVNLPATVLRPAYFIQNDARQKEALLKHGVYGMPIGAKGISMVDVRDIGDAAARELLRRERAGEPLPGEAYDLVGPDAVNADWVSATWSEALQRPISYGGDDLVALEARLKSVAPAWLAYDMRLMMQRYQQDGAVATPAQVARLASLLGRQPRSYRDFAKSCAAEWVKE encoded by the coding sequence ATGGCTATTCTCGTAACAGGCAGCACCGGCGTGGTCGGGACACAGGTGCTCGACCATCTCAAAGACAGCGGCGCGGAAATTCGCGCGTTGACTCGCAAACCGGACAGCGCACAACTGCCGGCAGGCGTGGCGGCCGTCAAAGGCGACCTCTCCGACATCGACGGTTTGCGCGAGGCGATGAAGGACGTCACTACCCTGTTCCTGCTCGCGCCCAACGCGGCAGACGAGCAGACTCAGGCGTTACAGGCGCTGAGCGTCGCACGCGAGGCGGGGGTGAAGGGTATCGTTTATCTCTCAGTGTTCAAGGGCGAGCACTACACAGATGTGCCGCACTTTACGAGCAAGTTTGCTGCGGAAAGAATGATCGACCAGGTCAACTTGCCCGCCACCGTTCTGCGACCTGCCTATTTCATCCAGAACGACGCCCGGCAAAAGGAAGCGCTGCTGAAGCACGGTGTCTATGGCATGCCGATCGGCGCGAAGGGCATTTCGATGGTGGATGTACGCGATATCGGCGACGCGGCGGCGCGCGAACTGCTGCGCCGCGAGCGGGCTGGCGAACCGCTGCCAGGCGAAGCATACGACCTCGTCGGGCCGGACGCGGTGAACGCTGATTGGGTGAGCGCGACCTGGAGCGAAGCGTTACAACGTCCCATTTCTTATGGCGGCGACGATCTCGTTGCGCTCGAAGCACGTTTGAAGTCGGTCGCGCCAGCGTGGCTCGCCTACGACATGCGTTTGATGATGCAACGGTATCAACAGGATGGCGCTGTTGCGACACCCGCGCAGGTCGCGCGCCTGGCGTCGCTGCTGGGCCGACAACCACGGTCTTATCGGGACTTTGCGAAGAGTTGCGCGGCAGAATGGGTGAAAGAATGA
- a CDS encoding cysteine hydrolase family protein, giving the protein MNCNPADTAVVFIDPQNDVLSPTGKNWGAVGASVTENRTVENMVKIFKAAKAAKFSVFISPHYFYPTDRAWTFNGPLEADEFATGTFARTGALNLSGFEKSGADWLEEFKPFIEDGETIVVSPHKVFGPQTNDLTLQLRKRNVQKVVLGGMLANMCVESHLRDLIEQGFEVYVVADATAGPRHPTWGDGYKAALINYAFLAHAVVKTQDVVDSMTRR; this is encoded by the coding sequence ATGAACTGCAACCCCGCCGATACGGCAGTAGTGTTTATCGATCCACAGAACGACGTGTTGAGCCCCACAGGCAAAAACTGGGGCGCCGTTGGTGCCAGCGTGACGGAAAACCGAACGGTTGAAAACATGGTGAAAATCTTCAAGGCAGCGAAAGCAGCGAAGTTCAGCGTGTTCATCTCCCCCCACTACTTCTATCCGACCGACCGCGCATGGACATTCAACGGCCCACTCGAGGCAGACGAGTTTGCAACGGGCACGTTCGCACGAACGGGTGCGCTGAACCTGAGCGGTTTCGAGAAATCAGGTGCTGACTGGCTGGAGGAGTTCAAGCCGTTTATCGAGGACGGCGAGACTATCGTAGTGAGCCCGCACAAGGTGTTCGGACCGCAGACAAATGACCTGACGCTGCAACTTCGAAAGCGTAACGTGCAGAAAGTCGTGCTGGGCGGGATGCTCGCCAATATGTGTGTCGAGTCTCACCTGCGCGATCTGATCGAGCAGGGTTTCGAAGTGTACGTCGTCGCCGACGCCACGGCGGGGCCGCGTCATCCGACCTGGGGCGACGGCTATAAGGCGGCGTTAATCAACTATGCGTTTCTTGCGCACGCTGTTGTCAAAACCCAGGATGTCGTGGACTCGATGACGCGAAGATAG
- a CDS encoding alpha/beta fold hydrolase, which produces MAMDRRTFSAAVLVGAASALVSARALAIPPAQVKARNVVLAHGLFADGSCWLDVIARLQAAGMNCTAVQNPLTTLSEAADSVTRVLDRQDGPTVLVAHSFAGMIITETGVHQNVSALVYVAARAPDAGEDYPALAKNYPTPPASAGIVFDGDEGRLSESAFLHDFAGDLPEARARTLYAVQEPFHKALLAGKTAHAAWRSKPSYYAVSTEDRTINPDLQRFMAKRMSAKTIEVKSSHLSLISHPDEISRLILEAARPSA; this is translated from the coding sequence ATGGCTATGGACCGTCGCACCTTTTCGGCGGCTGTGCTGGTAGGCGCCGCAAGCGCCCTGGTGTCGGCACGCGCGCTGGCGATCCCCCCTGCGCAAGTGAAAGCGCGCAATGTCGTTCTCGCGCATGGCCTGTTTGCCGATGGCTCATGCTGGTTGGACGTCATTGCGCGGTTGCAGGCAGCGGGCATGAATTGCACAGCCGTACAGAACCCTCTGACGACCTTGTCCGAGGCGGCTGACTCCGTGACCCGCGTGCTGGATCGACAAGATGGTCCGACGGTGCTCGTTGCGCACTCCTTCGCGGGCATGATCATCACCGAGACGGGCGTGCATCAGAACGTTTCGGCGCTGGTCTACGTGGCGGCGCGCGCGCCGGATGCCGGCGAGGACTACCCCGCGCTTGCAAAAAACTACCCCACGCCTCCTGCGTCAGCCGGCATTGTCTTTGACGGCGACGAGGGACGCCTCAGCGAGTCCGCATTCCTGCACGACTTCGCAGGCGACCTTCCGGAAGCGAGGGCGCGGACGCTGTACGCGGTCCAGGAGCCGTTCCACAAGGCCTTGCTGGCGGGGAAGACGGCTCACGCCGCATGGCGATCGAAGCCCAGCTACTACGCTGTTTCCACGGAAGATCGCACGATCAATCCCGATCTTCAGCGCTTTATGGCCAAGCGCATGAGCGCGAAGACAATCGAGGTGAAGTCGAGCCACCTGTCGTTGATCTCCCATCCGGACGAGATCAGCCGACTGATTCTTGAAGCTGCTCGACCATCAGCCTGA
- a CDS encoding tautomerase family protein yields the protein MPLVRIDLAEGQSAEYRSAVADEVYKAMTTTMNVPANDRFMVVNEHKPGDFIADPTYLGIERSPQCVIVQLTLNAGRDLAIKKAFYKALSEGLHARVGLRREDLFISLVEVPKENWSFGNGEAQYAQ from the coding sequence ATGCCACTTGTACGCATCGATCTCGCAGAAGGCCAATCCGCCGAATATCGCAGCGCCGTCGCCGACGAGGTCTACAAGGCGATGACCACCACCATGAACGTGCCCGCCAATGACCGGTTCATGGTGGTCAACGAGCATAAGCCCGGCGACTTCATCGCCGATCCGACCTATCTCGGCATCGAGCGCTCGCCTCAGTGCGTCATCGTGCAGCTCACGTTGAATGCGGGCCGCGATCTCGCGATCAAAAAAGCCTTCTACAAGGCGCTCAGCGAAGGTCTACACGCGCGCGTCGGACTGCGCCGCGAAGACCTGTTTATTAGTCTCGTCGAAGTGCCGAAAGAAAACTGGTCGTTCGGTAACGGCGAAGCACAATACGCGCAATAA
- a CDS encoding TetR/AcrR family transcriptional regulator: MPRVSREQTDENRRLIEAASARLFKERGLNGVSVTDIMASAGLTHGGFYGHFESKDELAAVACERAFGESALRWRALVKEDAGEQAFVDALAKHYLSTKQRDEPGSGCPAVGLAADVAREDTTKPVRGAYLQGLKSMLGRLASFAGPRPSKKARQRAIARLSMLVGAATLARAVRGDPLSDEILTAVRDYLHDSFE, translated from the coding sequence ATGCCTCGCGTATCGAGGGAACAAACCGATGAGAACCGCCGGCTGATCGAGGCGGCGTCCGCGCGCCTGTTCAAGGAACGCGGGCTGAACGGTGTGTCGGTGACGGACATCATGGCGAGCGCGGGGCTCACGCATGGCGGGTTCTACGGCCATTTCGAATCGAAGGACGAGCTCGCGGCCGTGGCGTGCGAGCGGGCGTTCGGCGAATCCGCTTTGCGCTGGCGAGCGCTGGTCAAGGAAGATGCGGGCGAACAGGCTTTCGTCGACGCGCTCGCGAAGCATTATCTGAGCACGAAGCAGCGCGACGAGCCCGGCAGCGGGTGCCCCGCCGTAGGTCTCGCCGCTGACGTGGCACGCGAAGACACGACCAAGCCGGTGCGCGGCGCATACCTACAAGGTCTCAAGTCGATGCTCGGCAGACTGGCGTCGTTTGCTGGTCCGCGTCCGTCGAAGAAAGCACGTCAGCGCGCGATCGCCCGCCTTTCGATGCTGGTGGGAGCGGCCACGCTCGCGCGCGCGGTACGGGGCGATCCGCTCTCCGATGAAATACTCACGGCCGTGCGCGACTATCTGCACGACAGCTTCGAATAG